The Polyodon spathula isolate WHYD16114869_AA chromosome 10, ASM1765450v1, whole genome shotgun sequence genome contains the following window.
CAGCTGAAAaatgaaaagcatattaaaaaaattatacttaTCAAGAGGCCAAGACATAAAAATGGTGCTAACTTTGCCATTTTTATTGCAACAGGAACTTCTGGTaacaaatacagtttttataATTTCTACAACTTGTTCTtgtatatgcaaaatgttttgggTCAGATCATAGTTATAGTACTGACAATTAACGACTCCAGTCCTGACCCTCTCTTGTGGTTTTCACAACTAAAACAAGACTTTCTGTAATATACAGATCTAccgctgtaaatacaaaattagaactaCAGTAATCCGTTGCGAATCTCCCCATAcatatctgccatgatcaagctcttcagcaacgttagtttatttttgaacagagaagattagctcAAATATTGTAGATCCTAACAAAGATTTTGTATGTGCGCCAtgcattgccattgctggtagtgtcacgtgagctgttcagtatgtTGATacgtaaataaaatgtgttcgcCTGCGGGCTGTATCAACTGCAACCTCAGTCTCGAtcacctgcctgtcactcagcagcgaatgatCACATCTATccacatggcagatggctaccctgtcacaagtacTAATACCCTGtacctttctaaacaagggatttagtcaagctccctaataaaagctgtatctcaaaacaataattgtgtgaatacagtaactgttacagctgtgtataatggtatttaaaacggGATTCACTTTTCCACCTTTTTACGTATTCGCCCTTACTCTGGACCCACCACAGTCGGAAATGATTAGGATTACTGTATCAGTAACGTGAAAAAGCTGGATTACGATGACCCACATTTAAAGGACACGCCACAtgctttataacgctgtagttgAGAGCCAGAGCTAAGGGGCCATGCATTTGTGTTCTACCTTACAATGAGAATACAAGTGCCAGTGTAATCGCATCAAGGGGCAAAAGGGAGCCTTGACTACAGCGACTTATAAACTGTTCTGTAACGAGGGAGCACACTATGCATGTAAAAATGTAGATATGACGTAAGTATGTATGCAGTACACAGGGACAGATGGGCTCCATCAAACATGAATGGATGGAGTTTTAATTctgcccattaaaaaaaaagtagagatATTAAAATCAAACGCAACTTTATTTCTGTCGATTACTTTTTAGTAACTTTATCAGGTTGATTTTAGTTAACTTTGAAAATCGAAAGACTACTGCATATATAATTCCCAGCATTACAGACCTGTCAGCAAACACATGTCTACTTAAAGACATATAAAAACATTCAGTTGAACACCCCGGCTTTCGAAAAGACGCTACCTTGTGTGAATATCTTCAGTTCCACACAGCATCAGACTACTAATTTCTTATCAAACTCAGGTCTTGCAGAGAATGTTATATATCCTCTGTTACTGGCTCAGATATTTATGGCAGTGTCCAAGACAAATTCCCAGCATGGAAACTGGGCCGCTCTAGAAGACAGCATGCCTGCTCAATATGGCTGCCCTGTTATATATCTTCAAATACAGCATATCCAACTGAATTCAATGCACCATGTATAATACTGCTGATCTCTCACCAACAATCAGCCATGTACAAAAAAACTGGTCATTTTCCCTCCCAAGCATCCTCACGCTGTTTGGCCGCCAATCGCTTttgttctgggaaaaaaaaaataagcaagggtggcgttatagtgtgggtcaaccaaaaaaaaaaaaaaaaaaaacacacacacacacacacaaccttctttgtttgcaataaattcaaaacgtcttaatttttttgttatacaattacagtatctccaggccactttaataaaatagtcttttttaaaaaaaaaaaacaaaaaaaaaacacagtactaaTTCTTAACACAAAAGTAGGTCTACTAGTGAAGTTGTACCaccttttcccatctgtatgaaacatacatggctACTTTTGAGGaactgtttataataataaaaataaaataaaaaaacactattatttagtttcaaatcacccaaacaacaattccatgaaaacaaaaacgctggtgttaaatgtagtgggagtgttgatgacattggtatgaacgttcagaCCCCCAGTTCACACCCCCAGTGTCACGACCATTCAGGAATAGCGTTTACATTAATATTTGTAAGCGCAAGAGAAGCAAgactatttcattattttatcaaTAGGTAGCATGTTGTAAGAATTGATGTAATTTAGATTACTACACTGTTTAGAATCAATATGTTTCTGATAACACTGAGCCCTTGTTTCGGACATCAATCCATGCCAGAAGTGGCAGGGGACAATGCCTGGTTAATAAGCTGTGTGCCGCTTTTAAACTTTCATCATGATGGGCCACTgcattattttttgggggggggggggaatccgtACCATTAAGAATACGCAGACACTTGGAAATGAAAGCTGTTAATCCACATGATTAATGAATTGTACAGAACGAATGATTCTGCTGCATCAAAGATTGCCCTTATATGTATCATTCTGATTTACTGTTTTTGTATACTTGTGTTTTGTAAATCActggaaaatacaaaaaaataaatgaagaaaccAGAGAGAAGAAGTCACAAGGGAAGGTCTGGGTTGGAGGGGACTTTAAATAGCCCCTGGGGGATGCCCTAATAGTCTCACCTCTACGCTGGTATTTAGTAAGTCCTTTTCATACATGCTTGCATGTTATTATTTACCACAGTATAGCCTCTGTTGAACCACACAACATCAGGGCTACCCTTGTGTGCACACAATCTACCTTTTTATTCTACTGGTGAATTTAATGACTGTGGGAGACGACAGCCTGAAAGGTAGAGCACAGGCACAGAGGACATGAGGAATGTATTGCCAGTGGAAAGACTGGCAATATATACCCACTGTCTGTCCTTCTGTCTACAGTGCTAGTACAGACCAGGGATCCATCATCCACAGAGCAGGAACAACTCAGGAATTGTGCTTGTTCGTGGTGATGGCTTCCAGCTCTAGGAACTGATCACTTTTTCTGTCACCAGGAATTATAAGAATACCCTGAAGCCAAAGTTTAagaaataactttgtttttaatttgtatcttATTGTATCTTTGACAAACACAAATCTTCTAAACACACCATcctttttaaatcaatgtaaattaaaacaaacccaTATAACAGTGCAAGTGCTTTCCTTAATGTAAAACAGGTGAAAATTGCTTGGAATGTAAAGGGTTAGTATCTAAACTCTGCTAGAGAACATACAAGCATTACTTGAAGTACATCCTCATCTAGTGGTAGAAATAGGAAACTACACGAGTGACATTTAATATAGGAATATATACTGTGTTCTCACCATGGGCCTCCTGCAGTTTCTTCTTCTCTGCATCCTTATGCTCTCGGCTCTGGGGGCTCCGGATGCCCAGCGCCCCAATAACCAACCTTCTGGCCAGAGCCGCACTTGTCTTGGGGCGCTCCTTTGCAGGCAGGAGGTAATCTGAATGAGggaacaaaaaaagattaaaaaaaaccacaGACAATACTCAATTACTTATTTTATCATGCAGTTGCCAAAGAAATAACGTTCCGAAAACATGACCTGGAGTAGGCCTAATGTGGGTTTGTAACACTGTTTTACACTGATTCTAACAAACCAACACTGCAAGTGCACTTTTGAATTTGTCTTCAACGCCAACAGACACTCAGCTAATTGCATCCTGATAATAACATCCCTCAGTCCAGATTAGACAGACTATATGCCACAGGAGGTCTTTAAATGAGAATGACCTAGCAGACCGATAATAGAAATACTGGCCAAAATACTGAATGAATCACAAAGGTCTCTTCTCCTGTCACTAACAGGAGTTTCTGTCTCCAAGAAGAAAAAAGTGATACTGCTTTATTACTGTAAATTGTTGACTAAGCTGTTTAGAACCTACCTGAACATCCCCTGGCCTTAGCTTTGGTCACAGCAGACGCCTGTGACAGCGGGCGGACCTTCAGCATCGGGTGTTTTGTTCTCAGGGCGTCTCGTGCTGGATTAACAAAGCAGGGTTAGAggtgtgagtgtgtatgtatgttactCTTTCCTGTTGAGGAAGAATCACTAGTGTGGCATAGTTCTCACTGTGCCAAATTTTTTCAAAGATGGACTTTGAAGGAAGGACTGCGTTTAATATGTGATGAATTTTTTATGGCACAGGAACAGGAAAGCACATTGGTACATTACTgcacaatgtaaatgtaaacattgtTTATGTTGCATGTATTACTTAAactactaaatacaaatacaggtaCAATGTTATGCAAGAATTTAACCCTGCATGGTTCCGCATCaatattgaataaacaaaaatacaaatctatgCAAGTGACAGTAAAAGAGGTGTAAAAGCATATGGACAttttttaatatcactagacAACTCACCGGCTATGGGGCTAGAAAAGAGTCCCAGTGCGTGAGTGTCATCCACCCATTGAATATCAAAACCCTTTTGCCTGCATATGAAACCAAAATTAGTGCTCAATACAAAGGTGATATTTACTCCAGTTTTGCACTAAAAGTATCTTCTTCTATATTAGGCTATTAACCACTATGCTACACCATAATAAAACCCTGCTATCTAGTCACACTCTTATTCCTGGGAATAAGAGTGTGAACCTGCAAAGAACACGGGCATCTATTTGAATTAACTAAACAGCAGCAGGTACACATACCAGAATCCTAGAACTCATATTTATGTCAGCCACTACTTGGATCATTAGAATAGATACCACATCTCTAATGCAAGGCTTCAACAATCTCTCTTTGAAGCTGCTGTTTCTTATACTGTCCACCTCAGCCTCTCTGCCCTACTACTGTCTCAGACAGAATGCTCCTTTTACTGCAGCCTCAAACTGAGGCTCTCTGCTTACAATTAATACCCACTGGAAGCTGTTGAAAGAACGGAGCAGATCCTCAGTTTTGAACTCTGAAGGAAACTCGTAGATCTCAACAATGTGGGACAACTCATCCTCTCTGAGCTCCACCTCAGATTCAACTTCCCAGTTGTAATAATCAAATCGGGGCTCCTGGACGGATTTCTTTACCTTCCCCTGATTTTGTGATATCTGAAAGAAAGACTGCAACCAGACAGGACACACCATCAGAAACTAGACAACATCCCATCATGAAAATCCAGCTCCTTCTTAGAACAGACtattaagtttttaaaaaggaggtAGTATGTTTCTGAATGCTACTTTAGAGTCAAGAGCAAGGGTTTTAACTGTACAACTGGTTCTGTTTTTATCTGGATAATTCAAGTGTTTTTGGAATTATAAAAAGGTTTCTTGCCCCCTTCCACCCATTCATCAATCTGAAGAGGAAAACAAACGTTTGTCACAGAAACTTGGATGAACGGAGGACCTAATTTTTATGTAcaaaactgacagaaaaaaacTTAAGACATTTAACCTTCCAAGTTGTTGTTCTAATTGTGTATCATTCACTACGAACACAGACAGTTACCTCCTCTAGTAGATGGGGGTCCAGGCAATCTCCCTCATCGTTAAATAGTGTGTCCCAGCTGTCTGACTCCTGGTCACTGGGCTCCTCCCTCAATGCTGTACTGATAGAATGTGAACTTTGTTCCAAAGTTCCCGAGTCTCCATTCAGTATCTTCTCAACAAACCAAGTCTCCTCAGTCTGCAAACCTGTCCCTTCTGTGCTGGAACAATCTGGAGTACCTTGGGAAGGCTTTGTGTGTATGTTACTCTTCCCCCCTTCATCTTGTCCTTCTTCCAGCCCTGTCCCAGGGCAGACACCCTCTTCCTTACCTGTACTCACTGCTAAGGGCTCCTTCACTGTCAAACCCATACCAGAGTCTCTCTCTCCTAGCGGGCTAACTACAGCTTCACCAAGTGAAAGTTTAGAAATACAGAGTTCAGTTTGGATGTCCTGCATGTTTTCCTTATGAGAACAGCTCTGAGGTCTGTCCAAGACAAGGTATTCCAAAGGATCAAAATAATTTCCCTTCTTATTTCCTGCCTCTCCCTCTTTCAATGCCATCCCttgattgcttgtttgttttttttctccccatcACTAATCCCCTGACTCACCTCTCTCTCACCGTCCAGTTGCTTCTGACTTTCACTACCTTCCCTGTCCCTTTTCATTTTGCTTCCCCCAGTACCCTTACCCTTCTTTCCCTTATCCTTGACCTGCCTCCCTTTCCTCTCACTCTGCTTTTCCGCCCTCCCTGACCCATCAACCTCAAGGGGACTTGCTCTACCTTGCCCTGAGCCTGCCTCTTGGGCTCCTCGCTAGTAAAGGGGCATAGGGCCACTTCCTTCACCGGCTCTCCTTTCTTGTCCTGCTCCCCATTCACTTGCTGCCTTCTAGGGAGTGCCCTGCCCCTGTCTGGCTTTTTGGAGTTAATTCGCTTCCTCTCCCCCTCCTGGTCCATTACCAATCACGGCTCAgcctgcagaaaaaaaatcattatttattacCACCATTTAAAAAGACGACTTTCATCATGAATCTTAACTCTCAATGACT
Protein-coding sequences here:
- the LOC121321788 gene encoding coiled-coil domain-containing protein R3HCC1L-like yields the protein MALKEGEAGNKKGNYFDPLEYLVLDRPQSCSHKENMQDIQTELCISKLSLGEAVVSPLGERDSGMGLTVKEPLAVSTGKEEGVCPGTGLEEGQDEGGKSNIHTKPSQGTPDCSSTEGTGLQTEETWFVEKILNGDSGTLEQSSHSISTALREEPSDQESDSWDTLFNDEGDCLDPHLLEESFFQISQNQGKVKKSVQEPRFDYYNWEVESEVELREDELSHIVEIYEFPSEFKTEDLLRSFNSFQQKGFDIQWVDDTHALGLFSSPIAARDALRTKHPMLKVRPLSQASAVTKAKARGCSDYLLPAKERPKTSAALARRLVIGALGIRSPQSREHKDAEKKKLQEAHEQKRLAAKQREDAWEGK